The genomic segment TAGCAAATCATTCATCGCTAAAACGTAAATCAAGGAGGTATCTTTAACGAGCGTGATCGTTTCATTACTGACTGGAGGTAAAACATTCTTAATGACTTGAGGCAAAACGATCCGGCGCATCGTTTGACCATATGTCATTCCTAGCACCTTCGCGCCTTCAAACTGCCCTCGGTCTATCGACTGGATTCCCGCACGGAAAATCTCAGCAAAATATGCCCCATAATTTAAGACAAACGCAAGTAACGCAGCTTGAAAGTCAGTCAGTGTAATGCTAACGCCTGGGATGAACGGTAACGCGTAATAGACGAATAAAAGTTGCAACATCAACGGCGTTCCTCGGAACAACCAAATATAAAATCCAATGAAGGACTTTAACGGCTTGAAGCGAGAAATTCGTCCTAAGGCAACGAACAATCCTAAGGGCAAAGAAAGAATAATTGTTGCGAAAAACATTTGTAGCGTGACAGTTGTGCCTTCAAGCATAGGCCCAATTATAGCTGATAGATATTCCATCGTTTCTCCCCAACTCTCTGATTTACTAAAAGAAGGCCAATGGTGTATTAACCATCGGCCAGCCTAATGAACTTAATCCTTTTACAATACCTTATTTTACAATATTTTTGCCAAACCATTTCTCGGAAATTTTAGCAGCAGAACCATCTGCTTTCATATCCTTAAGCGTTTTTTGGACTTTGTTCAGAAGTTCTGTATCATCCTTCCGGAATCCTACTCCATAATCTTCAGTCCCAAAGGTTTCAGTTAAAACTGTATATACCCCTGGTTTTTTAGCGGTGTAGTACCGTCCGAAAACTTCATCAATAACAACCGCATCTAAACGGCTTGTTTGTAAATCCATTAACGCTTGCGAAAAATCGCCATAAAGCTTGAGTTCCTTAAACGATTTTTGAACGTCAGGTTCATTCGCAATTGCATCAACACTCGTACTTCCGTCCTGAGTTCCTACAACTTTACCCTTAAGATCGGCTTTCGTCTTAATTGAAGAATTTGCGGGTACAATGATAATTTGTTGGTTTGCCATATAAGGCTCAGTGAAAGCGATATTTTTCTTTCTTTCCTCTGTAATCGTTAAACCATTCCAAAGGGCATCCACTTTCTTACTGTTCAACTCGACTTCCTTACTGTTCCAATCAATCGGTTTGAATTCCACTTCCATATTTAAGCGTGAGGCCGCTTCTTTAGCCATGTCAACATCAAAACCGACGAGATTATTCTGCTCATCCCGGAAGCCCATCGGCGCAAAGGTATCATCCAAGCCGATTACGATTTTTTGCGGAGTTGCAGGAGCGGCAGGTTCCGTGGTCTTAGCCGAATCCTTCGTATTTCCACAACCTGTTAATAATAAGCCACTCATGACAACAAAAGCAATTGCACTTACTAACTTTTTCATTCGCCTATCCCCTATTCTCAATATATATCCTCAACGCTTATTATTTTACTTTAGCATACTAAAGAGGTAAAGAGATGAAATGGCGCATTATTAACGATCTTCATTAACCTGTCCCTAAATCCTCCGATTTACTCTCCTTTTCTTGAATTCTAAAAATCCTTCAAGTTAACGTTTCTTTAACACTCAACTTCTATCTTTCTTAGAATTCCATCGGTATAAACCTTACCCGATATGATTGCATCCACTAACTCCCGATTTTTTAAGGAAACGCTTGTATGGATGGCCTGTCCCGAGGGCTGTAAAACTTCTAACGTCTGATATGCGCTTTGATTTAGGCTCTTCAAAATTCCTAAAGCAACGGTTCCACTTCCGCACGCCGTTTCATAAAACAAGGTGTCAATGGATCTTACCCAAACTATGGGATGTATTTTCAACTGTCGATCCATCTCCTCCAAGAATATCACTCCAACCGCTTCTGCTTCATCAATCTGAACTTGCCTTATTAGTTTCATCCCCGACTCTTTCAGTTTCTTTTTATCTTCCAGATATCTTTTGGCCGGTTCCGCTTCCACAATGATATGAATAATTCCTTTCATCTTGACCTTATAAATTCCGGGTTCAAGAACGGTAACAACATCATCTCCTGAATAAATCGGCATTTGAGACCACGCGTTCCCTTCCTCATCTACCCCAGCCTTTAAGATTTCCTCTGCTCCAGAGACCTCAATTTGAATTTCACCCGTTTTACCTTTTAGGTAATAATAGGCTGCACTTCGTGTGGCATTACCGCAAAACTCACCCCCAGCCATAACTAACTTAGGGGTTCCCTCGTTCTCAACAAAGCCAACCTGCTCAATATTTGTATCTACTTTCATTATTTCGTCATTGATTCTCTTTTTTAATTCACGACTATATCCTACCCCTTGCACTAATGCCGTATCATTACCACCAGGGCTGTAAATTTGATATTTAATTTTTCGTGTCATATTAAGACTCCCTTTAAGACTCCCTGCTCTGAAGTGAGGAATGACCATACACCTCAAGATGAGGTATCGGCGTCCCCGTGAACAGCTTACCGTTTATCGCACCTAACAGGGTTTGGCTAAAGGTATAGAGCCAAAGAAGAACTAAAAGCACAATTAAGAAAGCGGTGTAGCCAAAGATCAGCGGGCTCTCAAAGATGGCCACAATCTTTTGACTAGCAAGAGTATACGCTGCCAAGGGAAAGATGAAGGCCCACCACGCCATACTGAACGGAATCCCCCCTCTGCGAATCTGGTATAAACAAATGAGGATAATCATCCCCAAAATCCAAATTCCAAATCCCCAAATCGCAACAGCTATAAGATCCGAAAGCTGGGTAGAGGCTAAGAGGCCCATTGAGTGGGCATTTTTCGAAGCATCAATAATCGCGCTAACCGCAAGCCCGACTGCACTCAAAAAGATCCCGAAAGAGGGTGTTGTTCCTGCGGAAGGGAGCGGATGGATAGCCAAGCGTACAAAAACAAGAGCACTGATGAAGATAAAGAGAAAAAAACCAATCCCAAATAAGGCTGTATTCACGATCAGAACGGATAAACTCCAGTTAGGGTGAAATTCTATCGTGAGTGTAAGCAAAGGATTTCCAATCAAAGAAACTGCCATGTTCGCTATGGGAGCCATAATCCAGGAAAAGTTAATCATTTCTGGTTCAGGTGTTTTCTCCAGCCTCATCATTTGAAATGTCGTGTAAAAGGTGAAAAAGGTTACTCCGACAATCGCAATGATCCAAAGCGCAAAAATCAGCGTATAGGTAAGGGCTTCCCCTAAATACTGACTCCAGATGAGGTAAATATTTGTTCCAAAAATGGCGGTCCCCACAGCCATCGTGACAAAGAAATTACCCGTAAGCGGGTGTAGCAAGTCACGGCGAGCATATTCATAGTACTTGAACCAACGAAAGGTCCAAGGAATTAAGACGATAAAATAGAGAAGATCCGCCAGAGCCGCGATAGACATTCCAAAAAAATGACCCAAGGGTAAGGAATTTTGCCAGAGATATAAGATGTTAGCTAGCCCGCCTGTGCCCATAATCACAGCGAACCAGGCTGGAGCTAAATATTTAATGTAATGACGTTCTTGCACTGCGAGTAACCACCTTTCGAAGTGATGAAACATATATGACCCAATATCATCCGGCCGTTATCTTTCGCACTGCTTCGAGAAAGCGATCCATCTCGATATCGCTGCCAATACTGACTCGGAGGTAATTATCGATTCTCGGTTGTTTAAAATATCGGACAAGGATCGCTTCTTCTTTTAACTTCAAGAATAGTTCTTCTGCCTTGACGGTAGGATGACTTATGAAAATAAAGTTCGTCTTCGAGGGGATCACCTTAAAGCCCATTTTACCCAGTTCGTCTGATACCCTTTCTCGGGTCCGGATGATTTTATTTCTCGTCGCTTGAAAATATGCTTCATCCTTAATGGCCTCAACTGCCCCAGCGAGAGCTAAGCGATCTAAGGTATAGGAATTGATCGAATTCTTGATTCTCTCTAAGCCCTGAATTAGCTCCTCCTGCCCTAGCGCAAAACCAACTCTTAAGCCGGCTAAAGATCGCGACTTAGAAAAAGTCTGAACGACCAAAAGATTAGGATATTGATCAATTAAGCTCTGTGCTGACTCACCGCCAAAATCAACATACGCTTCATCAACGATGACGACATGGTCCTGATTATGGTGCAATATTTCCTCAATCGCTTCAACCGTTATATATTCACCCGTAGGCGCATTGGGATTAGGAAAGATAATGCCGCCGTTAGGCTTAAAAAACTGCTCAACAGGGAGAGTAAAATCATCCTTTAACGGAATCAACTCATAATCAATTTTGAACAAGTTTGCGTACACAGGATAAAAGCTATAGGTTATGTCAGGGAATAAGACGGGAACCTCAGGATCAAAAAAAGCCATAAAAGCAAAGGCTAAGACTTCATCGGAACCATTGCCGAAGAAAATTTGCTCCTTCTTTAACCCACAATAATTGGCTAAGGTGCGCTTTAATTCCTCGCCATTAGGGTCAGGGTATAACTTTAAACTTTCATTCGCTGTAGCTTTGATCGCCTCAAGTACTTGAGTAGAGGGGGGATATGGGTTTTCATTCGTATTCAGTTTGACATAATTTCTATCTTTAGGCTGTTCTCCTGGCACATAAGGTTCAACACTAGCCACTAGTTTACTCCAATATTTGCTCATGATTGTCTGGTCTCCTTCACGAACTTAATCTTTCTTACCATGTATTTCTAGAATATCAGATTCGCTCAAATATTGTCTAGGAATTTCACCTACACTCCCCCTAATGTATACAACATACTTTTTTTCATTCAATAACGAAAACCCCCTAAAGTCAAAGTCTTCTTCTCAGAAGATTCCTCTTTAGGGGGTTCTCTCATGCACTCTAATTCGTCGCTATTTCTTAAAAGTTTGCAGGCCGTGAGCTTGCAAAACCCTGCCTCTGCATTTCCATATGAAAGGTAAGAACCTCAAGGTTAACTGCTAAATCAACTTCGCGAAGTTCAATCGTTTCAGGCACCGACAAGTGAACCGGAGCAAAGTTCAAGATCGCTTGAACGCCAGCTCTCACCAAAGAATCAGCTATGGCTTGAGCCGAATCAGCTGGAGTCGTGATTATACCAATACGAGTATGATTTTGAGCTACAACTTTTTCAAGCTGTTCCATGGGTAAAATTTCGATGTCTTTCACCTTTGTCCCTATTTTCTCAGGATCTCTATCAAAAATACTGGTAAAATTAAAGCCCCGCTCTTTAAAGACGCGATGCATTGCTACCGCATGACCTAGATGGCCAAACCCTACCAATGCGACACTCCATTCTTCGTCTAAGGAAAGAATTTTTAAAACATCCCAATTTAATTGTTCGACATTATAACCTACGCCCCGTGTTCCAAATTCTCCGAAGAAGGATAGGTCTTTCCTGACTTGAGCAGGATTTACCCCAGCTCCTTGCGCAATATCGGGGGAAGAGGTCGTTATTTTCCCCTGACGTTTCATTTTCATTAAATAACGTGAATACACCGAAAGACGTGTTATTGTTGCTTCTGGAATTTTAGGTGCTCTCATTGAAAATCCCGCTCTCTCATTAAATTTTTCTATATTTCGACATTTCTAAAGTTTACGCTTTTAAAATGTGTTTAAATTGTCTTCATTGTATAACAAAAGGACATTTTTTATCAAGTAGATACTGTAAAGTTCCTTAGTTTCAAAAAGGTATCTAGTATCTAAATCTAGCATTATGGTTACTTTAATCCCAAATGTGCTATACTTTAAAGATAGCAGTCGTAAATTCACTGTTTATACTTGCTAAATTGGTACTATGGGGATGATTCAATTATGAGTGCACCGATGCAAATCACAAATCACCATGAGCAATGTCATATGAATGAACAATGTCTCCGATACGAAAAGTGCCCGATGGTTTTAGTCCAAGAACTTCTCGCCGGTAAGTGGAAAATCCTCATCTTATGGTATTTAAGTTACAACACGCTCCGCTTTAGCGATATCAAAAGGTTGCTCCCTCAAGTGACTCAAAAAATGCTGACGCAACAATTACGAAGCTTAGAGGAAGACAAGCTAATCTATCGAAAAGTCTATCCTGTTGTCCCCCCCAAAGTAGAATATGGACTAACCGAAGTCGGTAAGGGTATCCTGCCTATTCTTAAACTCATGCACGGTTTTGGTTCTTCCTACTTAAAAGCTGGTCTGGATAAATAAGTTGTATAATGGTAGAAATTATCATTACAAAGGAAGGTAATCTATGTCTGAAGAAAACGAATACTTGACGCGAATCTTTTTAGAGGGTAAGGAAATTATTCTTATTGGAACAGCGCACGTATCCAAGCAGAGCGCGGAACAAGTCAGGGAAGTTATCGAAGCCGAACAACCTGACTCTGTCTGTATCGAGTTAGATGAACCGCGATATCAATCGCTCATGGACGAAAATAAGTGGAAAGAGACTGATATCTTTAAGGTGATTAAAGAAAAGAAAGCCACCTTGCTTTTAATCAATCTTGCTCTTTCTTCCTTTCAAAAACGTATGGCCAAACAATTGGGTACAAATCCGGGGCAAGAAATGGTTGAAGGGATTAAATCTGCTCAAGAAGTCGGGGCTGATCTTGTACTTGCAGATCGAGATATTCAAATCACCTTTTCTCGGGTTTGGCATAATGTTGGATTCTGGGGTAAAGTAAAACTTCTGATGGAAATTATCGTAAGTATTTTCGATGATGAAAGTATTTCCGATGAAGAACTGGAAAAAATGAAATCTCAGGATATGCTAAACTCGATGCTTCAAGATTTCTCAGTCAACTTTCCTAAATTAAAAGCTCCTTTGATTGATGAACGAAATGAATATTTAGCTCAAAAAATTAAAGAAGCGCCTGGAAATAAGATTGTTGCCGTCTTAGGAGCTGCTCATGTCCCAGGAATTAAAGAAGAGCTCCCTAAAGAGCATGATTTAGACCGTCTATCCCAGCTCCCTCCTAAATCGAAGATTACTCCCATTTTAGGTTGGACGATTCCCCTTCTTATTGTTGCCCTTATTGCCTACACCTTTTATATGAATCCTTCAGCTGGAGTCCAGCAAACCTTAAGCTGGGTGCTATGGACGGGATCTCTTTCCGCTATCGGAACTGCGCTTGCTTTTGGCCATCCGCTGGCCATTATTACGGCCTTTATCGCAGCGCCGATATCTGCTTTACATCCACTCATCGCAGCAGGTTGGTTTGCCGGATTTGTTCAGGCCTATTTCCGTCGACCCAATGTTGGCGACTTTGAAACGCTTTCCGAGGATGTGTTAAGCGTCAAAGGGTTTTGGAATAATAAAGTGACACGTGTTCTCCTGATCGTCGTTTTCGCCAACATAGGAAGCGCCACCGGCTCTATTATTGGGGGAGCTGATATCGCCCGTTTATTCCTTCAAAATTTGTAAAAGAGAGTTGGATAACGCCTCACTTAAAGCCTTCATTCTTAACATGGAAACAGCCGATTTCTAGCAATGCTAAAATCGGCTGTTTCTTGTAAAATCTATTTTGTATTTTCTCATAACAAGAAGCCAGTTTTAATAACAGCTTATCACCACTGATTTTCTTTTTTCTCCGTTAATCGTCCTAGAATACTTAAAATAACGAATCCCAAAATAAAAATCCCAGCGAGGAATCCACTAATTATAGGCGCTTTTATTGCAGAACTTCCGGCCCTACCATAAATAGCAATCCCGAATATTACTGTACCCACAAGTGAAAATATAGCGCTATATTTTAAATTGCTTTGTATTGATGGTCTACTGTTATCGTAATTCCATAGGCCACTATTTGCATATCCCCAAATAACCCAAATACCTCCACATAAAAGTATGACGTTTTCTCCAATTAATTGCTGAAAAGTTGCTTTCATGAATAAGAGTTGAATTAAAATCATAATCACCGATACAGAGAACATTATTTGAAACCCCGCATGGTCGCGTTTTAATAACTCTTGTTCTTGACGCTCATCAATCTTATTTTTCATAATCATCATCCTCCCAAAAAATATCATTTAGTGTTTTACCTAACGCTTTACATATAGCTATACATAACTTTAGAGATGGGTTGAATTTTCCGGCTTCAATCATTCCGATGGTTTTCCTTGTTACGCCAACTGCTTCTGCTAACTGCTCTTGAGACATATCTAATATAGCTCTTGCTGATTTCATTTTGAGATTCTTCAAATTATCTGCCCTCCTTGCATTACATATTATACTTTATAATACTCAATATGGGAAGTATATATCCCATTTATTTTGTAATTATAGCCTGCTTGTAGCAAAATGGTGGCATAAAATAGTAATAGCCCATTCCTGTTTCCAGCAGGAAGGGCTATCTACAAAATTTACGAAGTCAATAATTTAACCGTCCATTCTGACGTATAGTTGTGCAGGCGCTTTATGCGCCTTTTTTCTACTACAATTACACTGAAATGATTTTAAGAGACAAGAAAATTTACACCAATTTCTATTTGAAATAAAGTATATCCGCAATTTCCAATCATTGCTGGAGTTAAGACCCGTACTTTTATTGCGCTAAAAACTTTGTGAAAAATCTATCTGATTTTGATTTTTGCACCCTCATTATCCCAAAAGCATCCGATCATTATCCATTTCTGAGCCACTTCGTTGTTCAAATTGCTCGATGAGCTTATCGATAGTCATATTGTTCCGCTCTTCGCCCTGAAGATCCAGGATAATTCGTCCTTCATGCATCATGATCGTACGTGTTCCGAATTCTAGAGAAGCCTTCATATTATGAGTAATCATAAGCGTACAAAGGTTTTCTTCGGTGACGAACTTCTGAGTTAAGCTCATTACCTTTTTAGCCGTTGCGGGATCAAGCGCTGCAGTGTGCTCATCAAGAAGGAGAAGTTTAGGCTTAACAATCGTCGCCATAAGCAAAGTTAACGCCTGTCGTTGCCCTCCGGAAAGCAATCCAACCTTCGACTTCAGTCGATTTTCCAGTCCCATATCCAAAAGTTCAAGACGCTCCTGTAATCGGTGGCTGTCCTTTTTGCGAAGTCCAGGTCTTAGACTTAAAGGTTCACCTTTAGCAAGAGCAATAGCCAAATTTTCCTCGATCGTCATATCAAAGGCAGTTCCTTTGAGGGGATCTTGAAAAACCCGACCAATCAGACGAGACCGTTTATATTCCGAGTCAAACGTGACATCGTCTGCATCGAGCAAAATTTTGCCCTCATCAATCGAAAAAACCCCGGCAATACCGTTGAAAAGCGTCGACTTACCGGCACCATTGCCACCGATGACGGTCACAAACTCCCCTTCTTTTAGTGAAAGGTTAACCTTCTGAAGTGCTCGTTTCTCATTGATGCTTCCTTGAGCAAACGTTTTGCTGATGGATTTAATTTCTAGCATAAGGCTCTTTCCTCCCTTTCACTATTGATGGTTATATTTGCGTCTCAACATAGAATAGCTATTTTTAAGCACAGGCATGGATAATGCAAGTGCGACAATTATAGCCGAGACAAGCTTGAGGTCCGTCGGAGGCATTCCTAGTTCCAAGGCAAAGGCAATAATCAGGCGGTAGAGAATTGAACCGAGGATAACAGCGACTAATCGGCGAAACAGCGTATTCACTCCGAAAACGGCTTCTCCAATAATCACCGATGCTAGACCGATAACCACCATGCCGATTCCCATGCCCACATCGACAAAGGATTGTTCCTGAGCAATCAAGGCACCTGAAAGAGAAACAAGTGCATTTGAAAGGGCCATTCCAATCAAGATAATTAAATCCGTATTTACCCCTTGGGAACGAACCATTTGGTCATTGTCCCCTGTCGCCCTCAGGGCAAAGCCGAGACGAGTTTTCAAGAAAAGATAGAATAAGAAGAGTACCCCAAGTAGAATGATCACATCGAAGATGAGACGAGCATAATTACCCGGTATGAGCTCTTCCACAAAGCTATACACCGTCGGTTTATTGAGAAGCGGAATATTGGCTTTGCCACCCATTACCTTAAGGTTAATGGAGTAGAGTCCCAGCATCGTTAAAATTCCCGCGAGCAGCGGTTGAATTTTGAGTTTCGTATGAAGAAGACCCGTGACACACCCTGCGCCTCCGCCTGCAATAAAGGCGAGAAGCAGACCCAAAAAGGGATGACCGCTGACACTCATAATCACGGAAACTGCCGCACCCAGGGTAAAACCGCTATCCACCGTTAAATCTGGCATATTAAGCGAACGGAAGGAGAGAAAAACCCCCAGCGCTAAGATTGCATAGATAATTCCCAGTTCTAAAGATCCCTGGAAAGCAGTGAGTGTCATCAGTCTAATCCCCTTTACTTACTTGATTGATTTCTTATTTTCCAAAAATTTGAGCCGCTTGCTTTAGTACATCCTCTGGAAGCTTAATCCCGATCGTATCCGCTGTTTTTTGATTTACATAGATATCCATATCTGTCATAGTCTTCACAGGAATGTCTCCTGCTTTTTTACCCTTTAAGACCTCAACAGCCATTTTTGCCGTTTCTTTACCCAGAACCGTGTAGTTAATACCATAGGTTGCAAGTCCGCCATCCTTAACCATGGAATCCGCTCCGACATAGACAGGAATTTTAGCTGCATTTGCGGTTTGCGCAACAAGGGGCATCGCTGAGGCAATGGTGTTATCAATTGGCGAGAAAATCGCATCTACTTTACCGACTAGAGAATTCATCGCTTGCTGAACTTCAGAGGAGTTCGTAACCGTCGCATTAACAACGGTTATATTGTTTTTCTGAGCATATTCCTTTAAATTGTCGATTACTGATACGGAATTCGTTTCACTGGTATTATACAAAGCGCCAACAGTCTTAACATTAGGTGTAATCCGCTTCGCAAGCTCCATAATCTCTTCAGCAGAGACGCGATCTGAAGTACCCGTAACATTACCGCCGGGGTTATTCATATCCTTCACCAAACCTGAACCGACTGGATCGGTTGCAGCGGAAAAGATAATCGGAATGTTCTTGGTTTCGCTGACAACAGCTTGAGCAGACGGCGTTGCAATGGCGATAATTAAATCATATTTATTATTTACAAACTTTTGAGAAATAGTTTTTAAATTAGATTGATCACCTTGAGCATTTTGATAGTCAATGGTAATATTTTCACCATCTTTGTATCCTTGTGCTGCTAATTCGTTGATAATTGATTCGCGAATCTGATTTAACGAAGGATGTTCAACGATTTGGATGATCCCTATTTTCTTAGGTGCTGAAGAATTCGCTGTATTACTGGATTTTGATTGAGACTGAGTTGTTCCACAGCCTGCCACTGATAATACCAAAGCAAGCATTAAAATCACAGATACCATAGCCGTTAATTTCTTTTTCATTTGAAAAAACCTCCTCTTTCCATTTCAATTCGACGATTCAATGGATTCGGGTCTTCTCTGCAGTTTCGCTCCATCCGCGGAAATGGGCGGAACAGGTTTGTACCAAACTAAAAAATGCCTGTCCTTAAACCTAAATTTAAGGACAGGCATTATAACCTGCGGTACCACCTTAATTGATGCATATCATTTCAATTCGACATATGCATCCTCTTGTGCAGAGTGCCATCACACCCTTAGCCCAATAACGCTGGCTATGCGTCGGTAGCTACTTAAGCATCTTGTACTTTTTCGCTCCGCCCTCAAAGGCCCATTTACCCGCTCCGTTACCTGTCAGGCTCCCACCTACCCTGACTCTCTAAGAAGTTGGTCTTGCGGTTTTACTTCCTCATCAACGGTTTTATATATCATAACATTTTAAAATATGGAATTCAAGGGTTTATGCTATTTTAGTTCACGCTGATTTGTAAACCCTATTCTTGATACTCTTAGCTTCATACATCGCCTTATCCGCCATACCAATCAATTTATCGATAGGCTCCTCGATTCCGGGATGAGAAGTTGCCACTCCGAAGCTTCCGGTAATTTTGATTTGCGAGTCTTCATATACCATAACCAATTCTTCCACACTCTGTCTCATCCGCTCAGCAATCTGATAAGCATCCTGAATTTCTGTATCAGGAAGGCAAATCATAAACTCTTCTCCTCCAAAGCGGCCGATAAAATCATAGGTACGTATTCCTCGGTTCAAGCATTTTGAAAACTGTCGTAAGACGTAATCGCCGGCTAAATGGCCATAAAAATCATTGATTGATTTAAAGTCATCGATATCGACGAGTATCATTGAAAGGTTGGACTGATTCCGCATAGCCCTCGCCAATTCTTCCTCCAGCCGGATCATAAAAGCTCTTCGATTAAGGCAGCCTGTAAGATAGTCAATGCTTGCTAAGGTTTCTGCCTCAATTTTTGCCTTTTTCAACGCTTCTTCCGCTCGCTTCGTTTGGGTAATATCTTGGATCTGAGTGACGAAAAACTTCGGATTTTGACCTTCGTCCCGTACCAACGTAACTGTAGCTTTCGCCCAAACAATGTGCCCTTGTTTATGAATGTAGCGCTTAATGGATTGGAAAGTATCGTACCTACCCAGAAACAAATCACGGATATAGGGCGTATCATTTTCACGATCTTCGGGATAAATGAAGTCTTTATGGATCATATTCATGAGCTCATCTTTAGAATAGCCCACAAGATTGCAATATGAGGGATTAATATCAATATACGATAAGTCAGGTCGTGCAATACACATTCCTAAGGCCGTCTTGTCAAAAGCGATCTCGGTGATCACTGCTTCATCTTGAGCATCCTTAAGAATTTGATTATATCTTCTCTTGAGGATAAAGATATAAGCTATTACGAGAATAATGGTTAAGATTAAAACACCATCTAAAAAGGCATCCCATAAATTCACTTCAACTTCACCTGTTTCTTAAATTTTCCATGAATTAGGTATAATGCCTATATTCTATAATCGTCTGTCAAATCCTTCTATTTTCTATATTTAATTTTTTTCTTTGTTCCTTCATAAAAGCAAACCCAAATACGAAATCGTTTGGGTTTGCTTTACGAGGTGATTTTGCTTGATCCTTGCTCTATTTAATATTTTTAATCGCCATCTCGCCAAACGTTGTCGTTATAATTTTATCATAGGGAGCCGTTTTATTGATAACCCCCGCATCCTGCAAGGCTTTTTGCAAGGTATCTAAGTCTTTCTCTAAGAGAATCGGATCTGTCTTCCACGTATTTTGTTCCTTATAACGTTTGACCACTGCCGTGAGAATTTCGTCATTTGCATCGGGAAATTGAGATTTAATCGCTTTGGCAATTTCTTCAGGAGTATGGCTATCTACCCAAAGCTGCCCTTTATAAATGGCATTCGTAAATTTTTGCACGGTCTGTGGATTCTTCTCGAGATAACTTTTCTTCGCAAAATAAGCAGTATAGGGAACCGGGCCACTTGACTTACCCATCGATGCGACGATGAAGGCCTTTCCTTCCTTTTCCATCTCAGACGCTGTCGGTTCATAAACGATGACATAATCGCCTTGGCCTCCCATAAAAGCACCTGGCATCGCAGCAAACTGCATGGTCGTGTCAATAAATACATCTTTGCCAGGATTCAGACCATTTTTACGTAAAACGTATTGCAGAATAATTTCCGGCATGCCGCCTTTGCGTCCGCCGATGATGGTTTTTCCTTTAAGGTCGCTCCACTTAAAATTGGGATTCGGTTGGCGTGCCAACAGGAAGGTTCCATCCCCATTCGTCAATTGGGCAAATACTACAGAGTGATCTTCTTTTCCTTCGTTATAGACATAGATACTTGCTTCCGGTCCGGCAAAGCCGATGTCCACTTGATCTGTCAGAACAGCCGTCATCACCTTGTCGGCCCCTTGACCGTTTGAGAGCTCAACCTCTAATCCTTCTTCTTTAAAGAACCCTTGAG from the Desulfitobacterium metallireducens DSM 15288 genome contains:
- a CDS encoding GGDEF domain-containing protein; translation: MNLWDAFLDGVLILTIILVIAYIFILKRRYNQILKDAQDEAVITEIAFDKTALGMCIARPDLSYIDINPSYCNLVGYSKDELMNMIHKDFIYPEDRENDTPYIRDLFLGRYDTFQSIKRYIHKQGHIVWAKATVTLVRDEGQNPKFFVTQIQDITQTKRAEEALKKAKIEAETLASIDYLTGCLNRRAFMIRLEEELARAMRNQSNLSMILVDIDDFKSINDFYGHLAGDYVLRQFSKCLNRGIRTYDFIGRFGGEEFMICLPDTEIQDAYQIAERMRQSVEELVMVYEDSQIKITGSFGVATSHPGIEEPIDKLIGMADKAMYEAKSIKNRVYKSA
- a CDS encoding TraB/GumN family protein, translating into MSEENEYLTRIFLEGKEIILIGTAHVSKQSAEQVREVIEAEQPDSVCIELDEPRYQSLMDENKWKETDIFKVIKEKKATLLLINLALSSFQKRMAKQLGTNPGQEMVEGIKSAQEVGADLVLADRDIQITFSRVWHNVGFWGKVKLLMEIIVSIFDDESISDEELEKMKSQDMLNSMLQDFSVNFPKLKAPLIDERNEYLAQKIKEAPGNKIVAVLGAAHVPGIKEELPKEHDLDRLSQLPPKSKITPILGWTIPLLIVALIAYTFYMNPSAGVQQTLSWVLWTGSLSAIGTALAFGHPLAIITAFIAAPISALHPLIAAGWFAGFVQAYFRRPNVGDFETLSEDVLSVKGFWNNKVTRVLLIVVFANIGSATGSIIGGADIARLFLQNL
- a CDS encoding ABC transporter substrate-binding protein, translating into MKKKLTAMVSVILMLALVLSVAGCGTTQSQSKSSNTANSSAPKKIGIIQIVEHPSLNQIRESIINELAAQGYKDGENITIDYQNAQGDQSNLKTISQKFVNNKYDLIIAIATPSAQAVVSETKNIPIIFSAATDPVGSGLVKDMNNPGGNVTGTSDRVSAEEIMELAKRITPNVKTVGALYNTSETNSVSVIDNLKEYAQKNNITVVNATVTNSSEVQQAMNSLVGKVDAIFSPIDNTIASAMPLVAQTANAAKIPVYVGADSMVKDGGLATYGINYTVLGKETAKMAVEVLKGKKAGDIPVKTMTDMDIYVNQKTADTIGIKLPEDVLKQAAQIFGK
- a CDS encoding ABC transporter permease codes for the protein MTLTAFQGSLELGIIYAILALGVFLSFRSLNMPDLTVDSGFTLGAAVSVIMSVSGHPFLGLLLAFIAGGGAGCVTGLLHTKLKIQPLLAGILTMLGLYSINLKVMGGKANIPLLNKPTVYSFVEELIPGNYARLIFDVIILLGVLFLFYLFLKTRLGFALRATGDNDQMVRSQGVNTDLIILIGMALSNALVSLSGALIAQEQSFVDVGMGIGMVVIGLASVIIGEAVFGVNTLFRRLVAVILGSILYRLIIAFALELGMPPTDLKLVSAIIVALALSMPVLKNSYSMLRRKYNHQ
- a CDS encoding DUF6773 family protein codes for the protein MKNKIDERQEQELLKRDHAGFQIMFSVSVIMILIQLLFMKATFQQLIGENVILLCGGIWVIWGYANSGLWNYDNSRPSIQSNLKYSAIFSLVGTVIFGIAIYGRAGSSAIKAPIISGFLAGIFILGFVILSILGRLTEKKENQW
- a CDS encoding ABC transporter ATP-binding protein, translated to MLEIKSISKTFAQGSINEKRALQKVNLSLKEGEFVTVIGGNGAGKSTLFNGIAGVFSIDEGKILLDADDVTFDSEYKRSRLIGRVFQDPLKGTAFDMTIEENLAIALAKGEPLSLRPGLRKKDSHRLQERLELLDMGLENRLKSKVGLLSGGQRQALTLLMATIVKPKLLLLDEHTAALDPATAKKVMSLTQKFVTEENLCTLMITHNMKASLEFGTRTIMMHEGRIILDLQGEERNNMTIDKLIEQFEQRSGSEMDNDRMLLG
- a CDS encoding helix-turn-helix transcriptional regulator yields the protein MKNLKMKSARAILDMSQEQLAEAVGVTRKTIGMIEAGKFNPSLKLCIAICKALGKTLNDIFWEDDDYEK